CAGAACGAACCGGATTGTGATTCAGGATCGCCTCAACGCCCCGGCAGACCTCCGGTTCTGCAGAACCGCCATAGTTCGCCTTCAATTTGAACCCGTTAAACGCGGGCGGATTATGGCTCGCCGTTATCATTACGCCACCGACGGCGCGTTGCTGGCTGACGGCAAGGGAGACGGCGGGCGTGGGCGTGGGTTCAGAGGTTAACGTGACCTGGAAACCATTTCCGGCGAGAATTTCCGCGGTCCGGCGGCCGAACTGGTCGGACAGGAACCGCCGGTCGTAACCCACGACGGCCTTCCGCGCCGTTCCTGGGGACGGATTGCTGGTCCAATAATCGGCAGTCGCCTGAGCCACGCGCTCAACGTTGCTGAATGTGTAGTCCTCCGCGATGACCGCGCGCCATCCGTCAGTGCCAAACTGGATCCTGCCCATAATTTCAGTTTGTGGCCGGCGACCGTTCGTCCACGATCTTTTGCATTTTTCTCAACGCCCACTTGATATTTCGATGTTTGAAAAGTCCCGTGCCGCTGACAAAAGTATCTGCCCCCGCGTGAGCGCAATCGGCGGCAGTTTGAAAATTGATGCCGCCGTCCACCGTAATGCGGTACTCTAACTTCCTCTCCCGCCGCCACGAGTGCCCCTGCTGTATTTTCGGCAGGGTCTCGGTGATGAAAGCCTGGCCTCCGAACCCGGGATTGACTGTCATGATGAGCAGCGAATCAATCTGATTCAGAAACGGCTCCACGTGGGGCATCGCCGTGGGTGGATTGATTGCCAGGCCGACTTTCTTCCCCAGGGATTTAATCTTCCACAGCAACGGCGTGACGCGATCGCCCAGTTCAACATGCACGGTCATCTGGTCGGCTCCGGCTTTTGCAAATGGTTCCAAAAGTATCTCCGGGCGCGAACACATCAAATGGACATCCAGGAACATCTTCGTCAATGGCCTCAGTACCCGCACAACTTCGGGGCCGAAGGAAATGTTGGGAACAAAATGGCCATCCATGATATCCAGGTGCAACCACTCAGCCCCGGCCTTGTCCGCCCGGTGGGTTTCCGCGGCCAGCCTTCCGAAATTCGCGGCCAGCAGGGACGGTGCAATAATCATGCGCCAAAGCATACCGGACCGGGGCCGATTGAGGAAAGACGGAATGCAGAGATGACCGAAGAAAAAAACGCGCGCTCGTCAGTCCGTCGCGTTTCCTTGAATCAGGCGGTCGCCGGTGCCGCGGCGCCGCCGAGCCCGGGGTCGAGTTTCGGCGGGGCCGGTTTGGGGATCTCCGGCAACGGAGTGACCGCCTGTGCTCCGGATGGCGGGTCAACCTGCGGTGTCGGCGGCGGGGGCGTAAATTTGCCGGTTCGCACGATTTCCTCCACTTGCTGACCGTCCAGTGTTTCGTATTCGAGCAGGGCGTTGGCGATCACTTCCAGTTTGTCGCGATGGCTGTTGATGAGTTCCTTTGCGCGTCCATAGGCCTCGTCAATGAATCGTTTGACCTCGGCATCGATTTCTTCTGCGGTTTTCTCGCTGTAATCCTTGGAGCGCATCATATCCCGGCCAAGGAACACGTACTCCTGCGTCTCGCCGTATTGAATCATGCCCAGCCGCTCGCTCATGCCCCAATGCATGACCATCGCCTTCGCGAGTTGGGTCGCCTGCTGGATATCCATTGCCGCGCCACTGGAAACGTCGTCAATGACGAATTCCTCCGCAATCCGCCCCGCCATGGTCATGATGATTGTATCCACAGCTTGTTTCTTCCGCATGGAGAGAACGTCCTCCTTGGGAAGCGACATCGTGGATCCGAGCGCGCGGCCGCGGGGAATGATCGTGACCTTGTGCAGCGGATGAGTGTGTTTGAGAAGAACATTCACCAGCGCGTGCCCCGCCTCGTGCCATGCGGTGGCGCGCTTTTCCTCGTCCGACATGGCCAGGCTGCGCCGTTCGCGACCCCAACGGACTTTATCACGGGCCTCTTCCAGTTCCTTCATGCCCACGGCCTTCTTGTTGGTGCGCGCCGCCAGCAACGCGGCTTCATTCAAAAGATTGGCCAGTTCCGCGCCGGAAAAACCCGGAGTGCCGCGCGCAATCACACTCAAGTCCGCCGTCGGTTCCAGTTTCACATTCTTCGCATGCACCTTGAGAATGGCTTCGCGGCCTCGAACGTCGGGCAGATTCACGGTGATCTGCCGGTCAAACCGTCCCGGCCTCAGCAGCGCGGGGTCCAGCACGTCGGGACGATTCGTCGCGGCGATGATGATGATCCCCTCTTGTGTGTCAAAGCCGTCCATTTCGACGAGCAGCGCATTGAGGGTCTGTTCGCGTTCATCGTTGCCGCCGCCCAGGCCGTGTCCCCTGCTCCGCCCCACCGCGTCTATTTCATCGATAAAAACCAGACATGGCGTGTTCTTACGGGCCTGCTCAAAC
The window above is part of the Candidatus Angelobacter sp. genome. Proteins encoded here:
- the rpe gene encoding ribulose-phosphate 3-epimerase, encoding MIIAPSLLAANFGRLAAETHRADKAGAEWLHLDIMDGHFVPNISFGPEVVRVLRPLTKMFLDVHLMCSRPEILLEPFAKAGADQMTVHVELGDRVTPLLWKIKSLGKKVGLAINPPTAMPHVEPFLNQIDSLLIMTVNPGFGGQAFITETLPKIQQGHSWRRERKLEYRITVDGGINFQTAADCAHAGADTFVSGTGLFKHRNIKWALRKMQKIVDERSPATN
- the ftsH gene encoding ATP-dependent zinc metalloprotease FtsH, which gives rise to GVDEAKEEVSELVEFLKDPKKFQKLGGRIPKGILMVGAPGTGKTLLAKAIAGEADAAFFSISGSDFVEMFVGVGASRVRDMFEQARKNTPCLVFIDEIDAVGRSRGHGLGGGNDEREQTLNALLVEMDGFDTQEGIIIIAATNRPDVLDPALLRPGRFDRQITVNLPDVRGREAILKVHAKNVKLEPTADLSVIARGTPGFSGAELANLLNEAALLAARTNKKAVGMKELEEARDKVRWGRERRSLAMSDEEKRATAWHEAGHALVNVLLKHTHPLHKVTIIPRGRALGSTMSLPKEDVLSMRKKQAVDTIIMTMAGRIAEEFVIDDVSSGAAMDIQQATQLAKAMVMHWGMSERLGMIQYGETQEYVFLGRDMMRSKDYSEKTAEEIDAEVKRFIDEAYGRAKELINSHRDKLEVIANALLEYETLDGQQVEEIVRTGKFTPPPPTPQVDPPSGAQAVTPLPEIPKPAPPKLDPGLGGAAAPATA